A single window of Plectropomus leopardus isolate mb chromosome 12, YSFRI_Pleo_2.0, whole genome shotgun sequence DNA harbors:
- the LOC121951510 gene encoding LOW QUALITY PROTEIN: zinc finger FYVE domain-containing protein 9-like (The sequence of the model RefSeq protein was modified relative to this genomic sequence to represent the inferred CDS: inserted 2 bases in 2 codons), with protein MENYFQAGPSNLDKVLDEFEQNEDETDNPILSDAKWTQILAPPAHLLSLNPALAHADLSPRESPLPFKTLPDSSSSTSPGADPKRHPGPDPPSWVEERPADVHSPPLPQPNIGKLVGTDDLSPPPVTACTAVENGCPASPASPHLDGLSKEINSPSDNQPGAADQEAKPHPEERAASAGGGGTTVNHTHFTFEDGLQHEDETHPNVEPTTQNGEDVKEEASTDVLQDNGQEKQTADFKEEQVESLLNRGRDVQAGCGVEENGVSPPDRVRVEEKERRCGSDGHTDQLLRITSLPNGLEQESHARLEEEEVEEGFSPSPVPSKEDSVTEEKEMEESKQESSEGGAVGSGSIQPKLNNNRLQPVSVPYGGARPKQPVSLKLQIPQPLSGQVQNQLGPSAVSKNKNQENQCRRGTPSENTPSGTDQSVVGVNGDGVVHSAPLIPSESPDNDLQAGQQGSLCRKPASSLGEVAPVWVPDSQAPVCMKCDVKFTFTKRRHHCRACGKVFCATCCSLKCRLMYMDRKEARVCVTCHSALTSAQSWETPATASNQSPNPNNPAEYCSTIPPLQQAQASGVLSSPPPTVMVPVGVLKQAGNEGSLTREQRRVWFADGVLPNGDTAESPKPPTSSPAPSQSLAISNKSSTSESSEAAHTPVAPVGSPVGSSLSLIPEDGLPPILISTGVKGDYAVEERPSEIVLMQQLEEGGPDPLVFVLNANLLAMVKLVNYVNRKCWYVTTKGMHAVGQAEVVILLQCLPDEKTIPKDIFTHFVQLYQEALSGNVLSHLSHSFFTQSFLGSKEHGGFLYISPSFQSLQDLLLPNPPYLFGILIQKWETPWAKVFPIRLMLRLGAEYRFYPCPLFSVRFRKPLFGETGHTIMNLLADFRNYQYTLPVVKGLVVDMEVRKTSIKVPSNRYNELMKAMNKSNEHVLAMGACFNDRADSHLVCVQNDDGNYQTQAISIHHQPRKVTGACFFVFSGALKASSGFLAKTSIVEDGVMIQITAETMDSLRQALRDMKDFTITCGKADQEENQELVHIQWTEDDHNFNKGVISPIDGKSMESITSVKIFHGSEFKANGKVIRWTEVFFLQSEDQPNGLSDPADHSRLXENVARAFCMALCPHLKLLKEDGMAKLGLRVTLDSDQVGYLAGSNGQPLLPQYLSDLDSALIPVIHSGACQLSEGPXVMELVFYILEIIS; from the exons ATGGAGAATTACTTCCAGGCCGGGCCTTCCAACCTGGACAAGGTGCTGGATGAGTTCGAGCAGAACGAAG ATGAGACAGACAATCCCATTCTCTCGGATGCCAAGTGGACCCAGATACTGGCCCCGCCAGCCCACCTGCTCTCTCTGAACCCCGCCCTGGCCCACGCAGACCTCAGCCCCCGGGAGAGTCCGCTGCCCTTCAAAACCCTCCCCGACTCCTCCTCAAGCACCTCCCCGGGGGCCGACCCTAAAAGACATCCTGGTCCTGATCCCCCATCCTGGGTAGAAGAGAGGCCAGCAGACGTCCACAGCCCGCCCCTCCCCCAGCCCAACATCGGCAAACTGGTGGGCACAGACGATCTCTCGCCGCCCCCCGTGACGGCCTGCACTGCTGTGGAGAATGGCTGCCCTGCCAGCCCCGCAAGCCCACATCTGGATGGGCTCAGTAAGGAGATAAACTCTCCTTCAGACAACCAGCCCGGTGCCGCGGACCAGGAGGCTAAACCTCATCCAGAGGAGAGAGCCGcctcagcaggaggaggaggcaccACTGTCAATCACACTCACTTTACCTTCGAGGATGGATTACAACACGAAGACGAAACTCATCCAAATGTGGAACCGACAACACAAAATGGGGAAGATGTGAAAGAGGAGGCCAGTACAGATGTTTTACAGGACAATggtcaagaaaaacaaactgcagacttTAAGGAGGAGCAGGTAGAAAGTCTCTTGAATAGGGGGCGAGATGTTCAGGCTGGTTGTGGGGTGGAGGAGAATGGTGTGTCTCCTCCTGACAGGGTCAgagtggaggagaaggagaggagatgTGGTTCAGACGGACACACAGACCAACTCCTCAGAATAACAAGCCTTCCTAATGGTTTGGAGCAGGAGAGCCATGCCAGacttgaggaggaggaggtggaggagggtttttctccctctcctgtcCCCTCCAAAGAGGACTCTGTTACTGAGGAGAAAGAAATGGAGGAAAGCAAGCAAGAGAGCAGCGAAGGAGGCGCAGTGGGGTCAGGTAGCATCCAAccaaaactcaacaacaatcGGCTGCAGCCGGTCAGTGTTCCCTACGGGGGAGCGCGACCGAAGCAGCCGGTCAGCCTCAAGCTCCAGATCCCTCAGCCGCTGTCGGGCCAAGTCCAAAATCAGCTTGGCCCGTCTGCCGTCAGCAAGAACAAAAACCAGGAGAACCAGTGTCGGAGAGGCACGCCTTCTGAAAACACGCCCAGTGGGACAGATCAGAGTGTAGTCGGGGTGAACGGAGATGGTGTCGTCCACTCTGCTCCTCTGATCCCCTCTGAGAGCCCAGACAACGACCTCCAGGCAGGTCAACAGGGCTCCCTGTGCAGGAAACCTGCCAGCTCCCTGGGAGAGGTCGCCCCGGTGTGGGTGCCCGACTCCCAGGCCCCTGTCTGCATGAAATGTGATGTCAAGTTCACCTTCACCAAGAGGAGGCACCACTGCAGGGCCTGTGGCAAG gttttctgTGCGACGTGTTGCAGCCTGAAGTGCAGGCTCATGTACATGGACAGGAAGGAGGCTCGCGTATGCGTCACCTGTCATTCTGCACTGACAAGTG ctCAATCATGGGAGACACCGGCCACTGCGAGCAACCAGAGTCCAAACCCCAACAACCCAGCGGAGTACTGCTCCACTATCCCCCCTCTGCAACAGGCCCAGGCCTCAGGGGTGCTCAGCTCCCCTCCTCCGACCGTCATGGTGCCCGTGGGAGTCCTGAAACAGGCTGGCAACGAGG GGTCCCTGACACGCGAGCAGAGGAGGGTGTGGTTTGCTGATGGAGTGCTACCAAACGGAGACACAGCAGAGTCCCCGAAACCTCCGACCTCCAGCCCGGCCCCCTCGCAGTCTCTGGCCATTTCAAACAAATCCTCCACTTCTGAATCGTCAGAG GCAGCCCATACCCCTGTAGCCCCGGTGGGCAGCCCCGTGGGCAGCTCCCTCAGCCTGATCCCGGAGGACGGGCTCCCTCCCATCCTCATCTCCACCGGAGTCAAAGGAG ATTACGCAGTGGAGGAGAGGCCGTCGGAGATCGTCCTCATGCAGCAGCTGGAGGAAGGAGGACCGGACCCCCTGGTCTTCGTGCTCAACGCTAACCTGCTCGCCATGGTCAAGCTCGTCAACT ACGTAAACAGGAAGTGTTGGTACGTGACGACGAAGGGCATGCACGCCGTCGGCCAGGCTGAGGTGGTCATCCTGCTCCAGTGTCTACCTGACGAGAAGACCATCCCGAAAGACATCTTCACCCACTTTGTGCAGCTCTACCAGGAGGCCCTCAGTG GCAACGTGCTCAGCCACCTGAGTCACTCGTTCTTCACGCAGAGCTTCCTGGGCAGTAAGGAGCACGGCGGCTTCCTCTACATCAGCCCCTCCTTCCAGTCGCTGCAGGACCTGCTGCTGCCCAACCCGCCCTACCTCTTCGGCATCCTGATACAGAAGTGGGAGACGCCCTGGGCCAAGGTTTTCCCCATCCGCCTCATGCTGCGGCTGGGTGCAGAGTACCGAT tttatCCATGTCCGCTGTTCAGTGTTCGCTTCAGAAAACCCCTTTTTGGAGAGACCGGTCACACTATCATGAATCTGCTTGCG GACTTCCGTAACTACCAGTACACTCTGCCTGTGGTGAAAGGTCTGGTTGTAGACATGGAGGTGAGGAAGACGAGCATTAAGGTCCCCAGTAATCGTTACAATGAG CTGATGAAGGCCATGAACAAGTCCAACGAACACGTGCTGGCCATGGGGGCGTGCTTCAACGACCGGGCCGACTCCCACCTGGTGTGCGTCCAAAACGATGACGGGAACTACCAGACGCAGGCCATCAGCATCCATCACCAGCCTCGCAAAG ttactGGAGcctgtttctttgtgttcagTGGAGCTTTGAAAGCCTCGTCGGGCTTCTTAGCCAAAACCAGCATTGTGGAAG ACGGCGTGATGATCCAGATCACAGCTGAGACGATGGACTCCCTACGGCAAGCCCTGAGGGACATGAAGGACTTCACCATCACGTGCGGTAAAGCCGACCAGGAGGAGAACCAGGAGCTCGTCCACATCCAGTGGACGGAGGACGACCACAACTTCAACAAGGG TGTCATCAGTCCGATTGATGGGAAGTCTATGGAGTCCATCACCAGCGTCAAGATCTTCCACGGCTCCGAGTTCAAAGCCAACGGCAAAGTCATCCGCTGGACAGAG GTGTTTTTCCTCCAGAGTGAGGATCAACCCAACGGTCTGAGCGACCCGGCCGACCACAGCCGGC ACGAGAACGTGGCGAGAGCTTTCTGCATGGCGCTGTGTCCGCACCTGAAGCTGCTGAAGGAGGACGGCATGGCCAAACTGGGACTGAGGGTCACACTGGACTCTGACCAG GTGGGTTACCTGGCAGGAAGTAACGGCCAGCCGCTCCTGCCTCAGTACCTGAGCGACCTGGACAGCGCGCTGATCCCCGTCATCCACAGCGGGGCGTGCCAGCTGAGCGAGGGCC TGGTCATGGAGCTCGTCTTCTACATCCTGGAGATCATCTCCTAA